GGCTGCGGGGCGTGGTGCCGCGCCAGCTGCGGCTGATGTACCTCGCCGACCGGCAGGCGCTGGCCTACCAGCCGGACGAGGCGGAGCTGAGCCGGTTCGAGCGCACGCTGGAGGCGATCTGGGACGCCATCCTGCGCGCGGCGCGGACGGGCGACTTCCGGCCGAACCCGGGCAAGCTGTGCTCCTACTGCGACCACAAGGCGCTGTGCCCGGCGTTCGACGGCACCCCGCCGCCCTACCCGGGGTGGCCGGAGCCGGACGCGGGCGTGGAGACCGCGCTGGACCGGGCGGACTAGTGGCGTTCTACGAGCGGGTCGACGAGCACCGGTTCGCCTCGACCGGGCACACCGCGGGCCCCTGGTCGGACGAGAGCCAGCACCTGGGTCCGCCGTCCGCGCTGCTGGTGCGGGCGCTGGAGCGCTGCTCGCCGCGCGGGGACGCCGTGCTGTCCCGCGTCGTGTTCGAGGTGCTGGGCCCGGTGCCGGTGGCGGAGCTGACGGTCGAGGCGGGCGTGGAGCGGCCGGGCCGGTCGGTGGAGCTGCTGTCGGCGACCCTCGCGCACGACGGCCGCCCGGTGCTGCGTGCTGCCGCGTGGCGGATCGTCACGGGCGACACGACGGCGGTCGCGGCGGGCGGGGGAACCCCGTTGCCACCGGCCGGGGACTGTCGACCGATGGCGATCCCGGACGCGTGGCGGGGCGGCTACCTGCGGGCGATGGA
This region of Saccharothrix longispora genomic DNA includes:
- a CDS encoding thioesterase family protein, whose protein sequence is MAFYERVDEHRFASTGHTAGPWSDESQHLGPPSALLVRALERCSPRGDAVLSRVVFEVLGPVPVAELTVEAGVERPGRSVELLSATLAHDGRPVLRAAAWRIVTGDTTAVAAGGGTPLPPAGDCRPMAIPDAWRGGYLRAMEWRSVDGGIFAPGDATVWARPRVPVVAGEEPTALQRLFTVADSASGVSSRLDISKWYAINTDLTVHLHREPVGEWFALDARTVIGSAGVGVATSELHDEHGPVGRGTQSLFVRER